Proteins from one Thermodesulfobacteriota bacterium genomic window:
- a CDS encoding metalloregulator ArsR/SmtB family transcription factor, whose amino-acid sequence MRLKNCAKLLKSLAEDVRLQILRCLFNGEYSVSEIAKRVGKKHSQVSHHLGILRNSGIVVDKKEGKFVIYQIHPLLYKRLRSVKHKDVLDFECCSIGFRRFRSKGKVELCTLFLRSYIRLD is encoded by the coding sequence ATGCGATTGAAAAATTGTGCTAAGTTACTTAAATCACTGGCTGAAGATGTTAGGCTCCAAATCCTGAGGTGCCTCTTCAATGGCGAGTATTCGGTATCTGAAATAGCCAAAAGAGTGGGCAAGAAACATTCTCAGGTATCCCACCATCTAGGAATACTCAGAAATTCAGGGATAGTAGTCGACAAGAAAGAGGGAAAGTTCGTTATCTACCAAATCCATCCTCTTCTTTACAAGAGACTTAGGAGTGTAAAACATAAGGATGTGCTTGATTTCGAGTGTTGCAGTATTGGATTTAGGAGATTTAGAAGTAAAGGAAAAGTAGAGTTATGTACTTTATTCTTACGTTCTTACATACGTCTTGATTAA
- a CDS encoding TVP38/TMEM64 family protein: MRIMDKKNRGKVWRIALLVLILISAFLLIRGSGIRFQDLTPLKIKEYLLSYGTIKAALIYFLIYTFSIRPLVPVPPTLYTLAGGFTFGPVLGTILTIIGATFNASISFMIARLLGRDFVEKILKGKLGTLNDKLADSGFKTLLVIRSSPIGPPFDLVSYAAGVLRVSFWSHFFATMIGIIPATSVYSYFGGSITKGGFYILIGFFLVVVFSIFIPWVIRKQRLKSKSF, from the coding sequence ATGAGAATAATGGATAAAAAAAACAGAGGAAAGGTCTGGCGAATAGCCTTGCTGGTTCTAATTCTAATTTCTGCTTTCCTGCTGATTAGAGGTTCCGGTATTAGGTTTCAGGACCTGACTCCGCTGAAAATTAAAGAGTATCTCCTAAGTTACGGGACCATAAAAGCAGCACTTATCTACTTCCTTATCTACACATTCTCGATAAGGCCTTTAGTTCCGGTACCGCCCACCCTCTATACCCTGGCCGGAGGGTTTACGTTCGGCCCGGTATTAGGGACTATCTTGACTATCATTGGAGCAACCTTCAATGCCAGCATTTCCTTCATGATAGCAAGGCTGCTGGGCAGGGATTTCGTCGAGAAAATATTAAAAGGTAAATTGGGCACACTTAACGACAAGCTGGCCGACAGCGGATTCAAAACGTTACTTGTGATAAGAAGCTCCCCTATTGGGCCGCCGTTTGATTTGGTTAGCTATGCCGCAGGTGTTCTCAGGGTCTCTTTCTGGAGCCACTTTTTCGCCACCATGATTGGGATTATCCCGGCTACCTCGGTTTACTCCTATTTTGGAGGTTCCATAACCAAAGGGGGCTTTTATATACTCATCGGATTCTTCCTGGTCGTAGTTTTTTCTATTTTTATACCGTGGGTTATAAGGAAGCAAAGGCTAAAGAGTAAATCATTCTAA
- the lpdA gene encoding dihydrolipoyl dehydrogenase translates to MDNYDIVVIGGGAAGLTVATGSVKFGLRVALVEKEKLGGDCLYYGCVPSKTLIHSAKVASLIKRAKEYGLDETMLSFDFEKVINHVWNTISIIGKHDDPERFRKMGVDVVFGDPSFTSPEEIEVNGRRIKSKKFVIATGSRSFTPAIDGLKEAGFISHVEVFHLKKLPQSLVVIGAGPIGMEMSQAFARFGSDVTVIEMLDRILPVEDEDVSEELEKYLTKEGIKFFTGTKAERVSLENGKKVVLAKKNGEEINIAADEILVAVGRTPNVEGLNLEAAGVEYNRKGIVVDQKLRTTAKNIWACGDVVGPYLFTHMAEYQAGIVVRNALLRLPAKVDYSVVPWTTFTDPEVAHVGISENEAKKKNIKYSVYKHQYSNVDRAVTEVEGVGFAKIITTGWKGKIIGAHIVGPNAGELISELALAIKKGMTVKDISSTIHVYPTLALGTRQTADLFYRHKFESSQLLQKLLMFIVRLLN, encoded by the coding sequence ATGGATAATTATGACATAGTAGTGATAGGTGGCGGGGCGGCCGGGCTTACCGTAGCAACCGGCTCCGTAAAATTCGGACTCAGGGTTGCTCTTGTCGAGAAAGAGAAGTTAGGCGGCGATTGCTTATACTACGGCTGTGTACCCAGTAAAACCCTGATACACTCGGCCAAAGTAGCCTCATTAATAAAGCGGGCGAAGGAATACGGGCTCGATGAAACCATGCTCTCTTTTGATTTCGAAAAGGTGATTAACCATGTCTGGAATACGATAAGCATAATAGGCAAGCATGACGACCCGGAGAGATTCAGGAAAATGGGTGTGGACGTGGTCTTCGGCGACCCGAGCTTCACCTCTCCTGAGGAGATAGAAGTAAACGGAAGGAGGATAAAGAGCAAAAAATTTGTCATTGCCACGGGGTCAAGGTCCTTCACGCCCGCGATCGATGGACTTAAAGAGGCCGGTTTTATATCACACGTCGAGGTATTTCATTTAAAGAAACTCCCACAGTCTTTAGTTGTTATAGGTGCCGGGCCTATAGGGATGGAGATGAGTCAAGCCTTTGCCCGATTCGGCTCAGATGTCACGGTAATAGAAATGTTGGATAGGATTCTTCCCGTCGAGGATGAAGATGTTTCAGAAGAGCTGGAGAAATATTTGACCAAAGAAGGAATCAAGTTCTTCACCGGAACGAAAGCCGAGCGGGTCTCTTTGGAAAATGGCAAAAAAGTAGTGCTTGCGAAGAAAAACGGAGAGGAAATCAATATAGCAGCGGATGAAATCCTGGTTGCAGTAGGACGTACACCCAATGTGGAGGGGTTAAACCTTGAGGCTGCCGGGGTCGAGTATAACCGGAAAGGGATAGTAGTCGATCAAAAACTAAGGACCACCGCCAAAAACATCTGGGCATGCGGTGACGTGGTCGGACCTTACCTCTTTACGCACATGGCTGAGTATCAGGCTGGCATAGTGGTGAGAAATGCTTTACTCAGACTCCCGGCCAAGGTGGACTATTCCGTCGTTCCCTGGACCACGTTTACCGACCCCGAGGTTGCCCATGTGGGAATCTCCGAGAATGAGGCAAAGAAAAAGAACATTAAGTACAGCGTTTACAAACACCAGTATAGTAATGTTGATAGAGCGGTTACAGAAGTAGAGGGCGTTGGCTTTGCAAAAATCATCACCACCGGATGGAAAGGAAAGATAATAGGGGCCCACATTGTAGGGCCTAATGCCGGTGAGCTGATTTCGGAGCTTGCCCTTGCCATAAAAAAGGGAATGACGGTAAAGGATATTTCTTCCACCATCCATGTCTATCCGACTCTGGCCCTCGGAACAAGGCAAACCGCAGACCTATTTTACCGCCATAAATTTGAGTCCTCCCAGCTACTTCAGAAGCTTCTCATGTTTATAGTCAGGCTTCTAAACTGA